A part of Ammoniphilus oxalaticus genomic DNA contains:
- a CDS encoding S41 family peptidase, whose product MLKWFCNLFTITILTVSLYAQPVAAEEISLDELRMLEVFDLLKTHHISEPNDQNLSYAAVQGMVASLQDPYTAYFSDEELDYYLDSIEGQFSGVGIVVGDEQGIFTIYEVYPGSPAEVAGIRAGDQLRAVDGLSVSGQAFETVMSQVSGLEGTSVSLTLSRDGQSYTVQLERAMMQLPQVYAELLPEEIGYIYLSTFTEYSFEQYKQALSSLKKQGAQAIILDLRDNPGGLLDAANQVASSFIQKGALTIVKNSEGKEYPIPILQSVEKETLPLAVLVNEYSASASEIVAAALQDYKRATIIGSGPTFGKGTIQELVPLYFGGYLKMTVEEYFSPLHKPMNHVGVTPDLLVQDEHQQLQAAIDHLQRVINQKSVMID is encoded by the coding sequence ATGTTAAAATGGTTTTGCAATCTTTTTACAATTACCATACTTACCGTTTCTTTATACGCTCAACCTGTCGCTGCTGAGGAAATCAGTTTAGATGAACTGAGAATGTTAGAAGTTTTCGATTTGCTTAAAACTCATCACATAAGCGAGCCGAATGATCAGAACCTGTCTTATGCAGCTGTTCAAGGGATGGTCGCCTCCCTCCAAGATCCCTATACAGCGTATTTTTCGGACGAAGAGCTCGATTATTATTTGGATAGCATTGAGGGGCAGTTCTCGGGTGTCGGGATCGTTGTTGGCGATGAGCAGGGGATATTCACTATTTATGAAGTGTATCCGGGTTCTCCAGCGGAAGTCGCCGGTATTCGGGCGGGTGATCAGTTACGGGCTGTAGATGGACTTTCCGTGAGCGGGCAAGCGTTTGAAACAGTGATGTCGCAAGTGAGCGGGCTTGAGGGTACGAGCGTTTCGCTCACGCTTTCGCGCGATGGGCAGTCTTATACTGTTCAGTTGGAACGGGCGATGATGCAGTTGCCGCAAGTGTACGCGGAATTACTGCCCGAGGAAATTGGGTACATTTACCTATCCACATTTACTGAATATTCGTTCGAACAATATAAGCAAGCGCTCAGTTCACTCAAAAAACAAGGGGCGCAGGCGATCATTTTGGATTTACGGGATAATCCCGGCGGTTTGTTAGATGCGGCGAACCAAGTTGCGTCCTCCTTTATTCAAAAAGGGGCGTTGACGATTGTTAAAAATAGCGAGGGAAAAGAATACCCGATCCCGATTTTACAGTCGGTCGAGAAAGAAACGTTGCCGTTAGCGGTGCTGGTGAATGAATATTCGGCGAGCGCGTCTGAAATTGTTGCGGCGGCGTTGCAAGATTATAAGCGGGCGACGATAATTGGCTCAGGTCCGACCTTTGGCAAAGGGACGATCCAGGAGTTGGTTCCGTTATATTTCGGCGGTTATTTAAAGATGACCGTTGAAGAATATTTTTCCCCCTTACATAAGCCGATGAATCATGTTGGCGTCACGCCTGATTTGCTCGTCCAAGATGAGCATCAACAACTTCAGGCAGCAATCGATCACTTACAGCGGGTGATAAACCAAAAGTCCGTGATGATTGACTAG
- a CDS encoding ECF transporter S component: MSDKQLTGGNRTKRTALSAFFILFVIPLTIFVGIFFLNDRKYYFISLLIITYTLIPFAMVFEKREPQARELIIIAVLASIGVAGRAAFFMLPQFKPVVAIVIITGISLGAEAGFLVGATVGFVSNFFFGQGPWTPWQMFCFGIIGFLAGILFQKGWLKKTKLSLCIYGGLATFFIYGGLINLGSLLMFTAEFSWKALLAAYISGFGFDLVHTIATVFFLYVISQPFIEKIDRMKVKYGLLDGRE; this comes from the coding sequence ATGTCGGACAAGCAGCTAACGGGCGGGAATCGAACAAAACGAACGGCTTTGTCCGCCTTTTTTATTTTGTTCGTTATTCCGCTCACGATTTTTGTAGGAATCTTTTTTTTAAATGATCGAAAGTACTACTTTATTAGTTTGTTGATCATCACATACACTTTGATTCCATTCGCGATGGTGTTTGAAAAGAGGGAGCCGCAAGCACGCGAATTGATTATTATCGCGGTTCTCGCTTCGATTGGCGTTGCGGGGAGGGCTGCATTTTTCATGTTGCCGCAGTTTAAACCGGTTGTCGCGATTGTGATCATTACGGGGATTAGTTTAGGAGCGGAAGCGGGGTTTTTGGTCGGGGCGACGGTCGGCTTCGTTTCTAACTTCTTTTTCGGGCAAGGGCCTTGGACCCCGTGGCAAATGTTTTGCTTTGGAATTATTGGCTTTTTGGCGGGTATTTTATTTCAAAAAGGCTGGCTCAAAAAAACGAAGCTTTCTTTGTGCATTTACGGCGGACTAGCGACCTTTTTCATTTATGGGGGATTGATCAATCTTGGCAGTCTGCTCATGTTTACCGCTGAGTTTTCCTGGAAGGCTTTGCTTGCCGCGTATATTTCAGGCTTTGGGTTTGATCTTGTGCATACGATCGCGACTGTCTTTTTCTTATACGTCATCTCGCAGCCTTTTATTGAAAAGATCGATCGGATGAAGGTGAAATATGGTTTGTTGGATGGAAGGGAGTGA
- a CDS encoding DUF4430 domain-containing protein, which translates to MRNKKVIFGAVIAVLLILAFFIGGDRDVTPLQSEEASTTTRLSDSGADNNKEKEESDFEEETEKSDSAAQTSDEKEVKPAEEGEAKQAAEQDSVAQEGKQTQTAERAPPEQATPASPPAAPVEKKVDHAPAQQKAEKAKIIAQDQANKDKKDKYLTDPVPAGKPKPVEPQDVIVDKKKPLTATLSVTSKTILNNMHLFNKNKLEVLPADGVIYAPRKVTFYEGESVFDVLLREMRSNKIHMEFTMTPVYNSHYIEGINNIYEFDCGELSGWMYKVNGWFPNYGASRYYLKDGDVIDWVYTCDLGRDIGGAAGVIGGQ; encoded by the coding sequence ATGAGAAACAAAAAGGTCATTTTTGGAGCGGTGATCGCCGTCCTGCTAATCTTAGCCTTTTTTATTGGAGGCGACCGCGATGTGACTCCCTTGCAATCGGAGGAGGCAAGCACAACCACGCGCCTTTCTGACAGCGGCGCTGATAATAACAAGGAAAAAGAAGAATCGGATTTCGAAGAGGAGACGGAAAAATCAGATTCAGCTGCGCAAACATCCGACGAAAAAGAAGTAAAACCAGCTGAAGAGGGTGAAGCGAAACAAGCAGCTGAGCAAGATTCCGTTGCGCAAGAAGGGAAGCAAACGCAAACAGCAGAACGCGCTCCACCGGAGCAAGCGACGCCAGCGAGTCCACCCGCGGCTCCCGTTGAGAAAAAGGTAGATCACGCGCCCGCCCAACAAAAAGCGGAAAAGGCAAAAATCATCGCTCAAGATCAGGCAAACAAGGATAAAAAGGATAAGTACCTCACGGACCCTGTTCCCGCAGGAAAGCCAAAGCCTGTTGAACCGCAAGATGTCATCGTCGATAAAAAGAAACCATTGACCGCGACGCTGTCCGTAACGAGTAAGACGATTTTAAACAATATGCATCTCTTCAATAAAAACAAGCTGGAGGTGCTGCCCGCAGACGGTGTCATTTACGCGCCGCGGAAGGTGACTTTTTATGAAGGAGAGTCTGTTTTTGATGTGCTGTTAAGAGAGATGCGCAGCAATAAAATTCATATGGAGTTTACGATGACGCCCGTCTACAATAGCCATTATATCGAAGGGATTAATAATATTTATGAGTTTGATTGCGGCGAACTGAGCGGTTGGATGTATAAAGTGAATGGCTGGTTCCCGAATTACGGGGCGAGTCGCTACTATTTGAAAGATGGCGACGTAATTGACTGGGTGTATACGTGTGACTTAGGTAGGGACATTGGCGGCGCAGCGGGGGTTATAGGGGGACAATAA
- a CDS encoding ABC transporter ATP-binding protein, producing MEAYRIEHVNFTYPEADEQALKDVTLIIESGEFVTVCGRSGSGKSTLLRHLKPVHTPHGKRTGDIFFFQEPLEKLDPRRQVSEIGFVFQNPDNQLVTEKVWHELAFGLESLGYDQQAIRLRVAEMASYFGIHTWFHQKVTDLSGGQKQILNLASIMAMQPAALVLDEPTSQLDPIAAANFLDTLKKINRELGVTIILSEHRLEEVAPISDRLFVMDEGRLIADGTPREVGVRLNQINHPMFWAMPTALRLAKGVEDAADCPLTINEGRRWIDHYMKDKQHHYTAPAGQEGDALESNKPVIELKEVWFRYEKKSTDIIKDLSLTIRQGEFCCIVGGNGVGKSTALSVISGLNTPYRGRVFLHGKEARKIPVKERFTNNLGILPQDPKSLFLKKTVELDLREMIAESRMSEEERERRIRDALALAELEDKRSMHPYDLSGGEQQRAALAKVLLLEPQILLLDEPTKGLDAFYKEKFAEMLLKLKQQGVTIVMVSHDIEFCAKFADTCALFFDGSIVTKNETRMFFAGNSFYTTAANRIARHICQEVVTTEDVIELCRTSS from the coding sequence ATGGAAGCGTATCGAATCGAGCATGTAAATTTTACGTATCCCGAAGCGGACGAGCAGGCGCTAAAAGACGTTACGCTGATCATTGAGAGCGGCGAATTTGTGACCGTGTGCGGGCGGTCTGGATCTGGAAAAAGCACGTTGTTACGGCATTTGAAGCCAGTCCATACGCCGCATGGGAAGCGAACAGGAGATATTTTTTTCTTTCAGGAGCCATTGGAGAAGCTGGACCCGCGTAGACAAGTGTCGGAAATCGGGTTTGTGTTTCAAAACCCGGACAATCAATTAGTGACTGAAAAGGTTTGGCATGAGCTCGCGTTTGGTTTGGAAAGTTTAGGATACGATCAACAGGCGATCCGACTTCGCGTCGCGGAAATGGCGAGTTACTTCGGAATACATACGTGGTTTCATCAGAAGGTGACAGACTTGTCGGGCGGTCAAAAGCAGATTCTAAATTTGGCGTCGATTATGGCGATGCAACCTGCTGCGCTCGTGTTGGATGAACCGACCTCTCAACTGGATCCGATTGCGGCCGCTAACTTTTTAGACACGTTAAAAAAGATCAATCGCGAGCTTGGGGTCACGATTATTTTATCGGAGCACCGTTTGGAGGAAGTCGCGCCCATTTCCGATCGACTGTTTGTGATGGATGAGGGACGGCTGATCGCTGATGGGACGCCAAGAGAAGTGGGCGTGCGATTAAATCAGATCAACCACCCGATGTTTTGGGCGATGCCGACCGCGCTGCGTCTAGCAAAAGGCGTGGAAGACGCAGCGGATTGTCCACTAACGATCAATGAAGGACGACGCTGGATCGATCACTACATGAAGGATAAACAACATCATTACACGGCGCCTGCCGGGCAAGAGGGTGACGCGCTTGAATCGAACAAGCCTGTTATCGAGTTGAAGGAAGTATGGTTCCGCTATGAGAAGAAGTCAACGGATATCATCAAAGATTTATCGCTGACGATCCGACAAGGGGAGTTTTGTTGCATCGTCGGGGGCAACGGCGTCGGTAAATCAACCGCGCTATCGGTGATCAGTGGGTTGAATACGCCGTATCGGGGACGCGTCTTCTTACATGGCAAAGAAGCGCGTAAGATTCCAGTCAAGGAGCGGTTTACGAATAACTTAGGGATTCTCCCGCAAGACCCGAAGAGCTTATTTTTGAAGAAGACGGTAGAACTCGACTTAAGGGAGATGATTGCCGAAAGCCGCATGAGTGAAGAAGAGCGGGAGCGAAGGATTAGGGACGCGTTGGCGTTGGCCGAATTAGAAGATAAGCGTTCGATGCATCCGTATGATTTAAGCGGAGGCGAGCAACAGCGGGCGGCGCTTGCAAAAGTGTTATTATTGGAGCCACAGATATTGTTGCTGGATGAACCGACAAAAGGACTGGACGCCTTTTATAAAGAGAAATTCGCTGAGATGCTGCTTAAGCTAAAGCAGCAAGGGGTGACGATTGTGATGGTTTCGCATGATATTGAGTTTTGCGCCAAATTTGCGGATACATGCGCCCTGTTTTTTGATGGAAGTATCGTCACGAAAAATGAGACGAGAATGTTTTTTGCGGGGAACAGTTTTTATACGACCGCGGCTAACCGCATCGCCCGGCATATTTGCCAAGAAGTCGTTACGACCGAGGATGTGATTGAACTATGTCGGACAAGCAGCTAA
- a CDS encoding DUF4430 domain-containing protein has translation MNYKVKHIWLSWLVMFAMIFSLITPAGLVKADGVEVDAQVTTENTTTVSIRVEAKDDVILERPITLENIEGRETTAYDALIEVLDEEDITYEVNHSYDTPYIEAINEIISNETGGWLYSVYRNETLDERVYDLGMAQFPVQDDDEIVVYYTEWGTWDQDEEEVDEPKDNAEIEDTNVLTQEIEKATNKIINYYREKGVPGNDDVVLALNSLGEDINRGPYTTNDHSYAEVLLDRNLIANKGQIPKSILAIQSLGYDPTSFGGNNLVKELQNYSNPSINISFFALIALDTAKAEETADTQLTREILIEQIVKGKLAKGGWTFFGDEPTVDMTAMGIYALAPHKNRPEVEEAINQGIQVLKEMQADNGGYIDMFTGHNSQSSAQVIQALTAAGEDPQGIEFTKKNGNNPVTDLLSFQLDNGAFSSKQGGKEDLFATPQALQALAALNLFYDKGESTLYSEIHYAGDIPPALKPYEINSASIQWESGIYITTKISQVDDKDNDPVYIVFQLFKDEEPISMVSLKESIEAEKEVSAFFNVSEDDDYRVKVLLLDQLTNPMNIGKTLAFPIELRQ, from the coding sequence ATGAATTACAAAGTGAAACATATATGGCTCTCGTGGTTGGTCATGTTTGCGATGATCTTTTCGCTGATCACGCCAGCTGGCTTGGTTAAGGCGGATGGGGTAGAAGTTGATGCGCAGGTAACGACCGAGAATACAACAACCGTCTCAATTCGTGTTGAAGCCAAAGATGACGTGATCCTAGAAAGACCGATTACGTTAGAGAATATCGAAGGTCGGGAAACTACAGCCTACGATGCGTTGATCGAAGTTTTAGATGAAGAGGATATAACCTACGAAGTGAATCATTCGTATGACACCCCCTACATTGAGGCCATTAACGAGATTATCTCGAACGAAACTGGTGGATGGCTGTATAGCGTTTATCGAAATGAAACCTTAGATGAAAGAGTTTATGACCTTGGAATGGCTCAATTCCCAGTGCAAGACGATGATGAGATCGTTGTGTATTATACGGAATGGGGGACTTGGGACCAAGACGAAGAGGAAGTCGATGAACCCAAAGACAACGCGGAGATAGAAGATACCAATGTACTGACGCAAGAAATAGAAAAAGCTACAAATAAAATAATTAACTATTACCGCGAAAAAGGGGTACCAGGAAATGATGATGTAGTACTGGCGCTAAACTCCTTAGGTGAAGATATTAATCGCGGTCCTTACACCACCAATGATCATTCTTACGCGGAAGTTCTACTAGATAGAAATTTAATAGCGAACAAGGGGCAAATTCCAAAATCTATTTTAGCTATTCAATCATTAGGTTACGATCCGACATCTTTTGGCGGAAATAACCTAGTCAAAGAATTGCAAAATTATTCGAACCCTTCAATTAACATTAGCTTCTTTGCTCTCATTGCTTTAGATACCGCGAAAGCGGAAGAGACCGCTGATACGCAGCTGACACGCGAGATACTAATTGAGCAAATTGTTAAGGGGAAGCTGGCTAAAGGTGGTTGGACCTTTTTTGGGGACGAACCGACTGTAGATATGACAGCAATGGGAATTTATGCTTTAGCCCCACACAAAAATCGACCTGAAGTTGAAGAAGCAATTAACCAAGGTATTCAAGTCTTGAAAGAAATGCAAGCTGACAATGGCGGGTATATCGACATGTTTACTGGACATAACAGCCAATCTTCCGCGCAAGTCATTCAGGCTTTAACAGCTGCAGGCGAGGATCCACAAGGGATTGAATTTACAAAAAAGAATGGAAACAACCCTGTTACTGATCTATTAAGTTTTCAACTAGATAACGGCGCTTTCAGCAGCAAACAAGGCGGTAAAGAAGACCTCTTTGCAACACCACAAGCATTGCAGGCGTTAGCTGCTTTAAATCTTTTTTATGATAAGGGAGAGTCAACTCTCTATAGTGAAATTCACTATGCGGGAGACATTCCTCCTGCTCTAAAACCTTATGAGATTAATTCGGCATCGATTCAGTGGGAAAGCGGAATATATATAACTACAAAAATCTCTCAAGTCGATGATAAAGATAATGATCCTGTATATATTGTTTTTCAACTATTCAAAGATGAAGAACCAATTAGTATGGTATCCCTAAAAGAATCGATAGAAGCTGAAAAAGAAGTGTCGGCCTTTTTCAACGTATCTGAAGATGATGATTATAGAGTCAAAGTGCTTTTACTTGATCAATTAACTAATCCCATGAACATTGGAAAGACGCTTGCTTTTCCAATTGAACTAAGACAGTAA
- a CDS encoding energy-coupling factor transporter transmembrane component T, whose translation MTNDPFARLHPSIIFFYFVSVILFSMFFMHPIFQAIAFISSFTYSIMLKGKKGVTFNLLYLMPMLLVMAILNPAFNHQGVTILFYLKSGNPITLESILYGVAAAFMFITVILWFSCYNAVMTSDKFIYLFGKIIPKLSLVFSMTLRFVPMYTEQLKEIARAQEALGRGVAQGNVIQRAKNGMNILSMMTTWALENAVETADSMNSRGYGLPGRTSFSIFRFDQRDKLMLLALIGLDATIFIGAAMGENTIRFYPSITLADLTLFSLAIYLAYFIFCVIPILLHLQEAMKWKRIESSM comes from the coding sequence ATGACAAACGATCCTTTTGCTCGACTTCATCCAAGCATTATTTTTTTCTACTTTGTGTCCGTTATTTTATTTAGCATGTTTTTCATGCACCCTATTTTTCAAGCGATTGCTTTTATTAGCAGTTTTACGTATTCGATTATGTTGAAAGGCAAAAAAGGGGTGACATTCAATCTCCTTTATTTAATGCCGATGTTACTCGTTATGGCTATTTTAAACCCCGCGTTCAATCATCAGGGGGTCACGATTCTATTTTATTTAAAAAGCGGCAACCCGATTACGTTGGAATCGATCTTGTACGGGGTGGCGGCGGCATTTATGTTTATCACTGTTATTTTATGGTTCTCCTGTTATAACGCGGTTATGACATCGGATAAATTTATTTATTTGTTCGGCAAAATTATTCCAAAATTATCGTTGGTTTTTTCGATGACGTTGCGGTTTGTGCCGATGTATACCGAACAGCTGAAGGAAATCGCCCGCGCTCAAGAGGCGCTAGGCAGGGGCGTGGCGCAGGGAAATGTGATCCAGCGGGCAAAAAACGGGATGAACATTTTATCGATGATGACGACATGGGCCTTGGAAAATGCGGTCGAAACAGCAGACTCGATGAATTCAAGGGGCTATGGTCTGCCCGGCAGAACGAGTTTTTCCATCTTCCGTTTTGATCAAAGGGACAAACTTATGCTGCTCGCCCTGATCGGATTGGATGCAACCATTTTCATCGGCGCGGCAATGGGAGAGAATACGATTCGATTTTATCCTTCGATAACGTTAGCGGATCTGACGTTGTTCAGTCTGGCCATCTATCTAGCCTATTTTATTTTTTGCGTCATACCGATACTTCTACATCTACAGGAGGCTATGAAATGGAAGCGTATCGAATCGAGCATGTAA
- a CDS encoding S-layer homology domain-containing protein encodes MKSRFLRILLTLTLLVSLFPIHALGAEKITINEIAQTNLGQTVQLNGNTSLSELIVKIYQPNGTLLYIDQIKPANGKYSLSFKLPSSAKEGDYKVQIGRGTTIATKEFTAVPSPDDQKQEDDNGGVKPVDPDPGNENNEGTPPTTNPPNPGTTPDGGGTPAKQSVTLSVHGVSGTIFSSQQVDFKTNDTPYSVLIRALGASVQASGSGSTVYVNGIAGLREFDHGPLSGWLFFVNNISPSESAGAVTLNPGDRVEWKYTKDGGNDLGVKEAIKGGAPTTGGGTLSKDQEDALKDIKLPANNKTPLKDTTEPVINVIKKDTKMTAEKIKQLKETLQKNKIQLSETVQPGQAKTIADKENEVSLIIPADALATQTTISVQKQIPSRPEVVSAIYTFGPKGLKFKEPVFISIQAPLEVADLSQLALVWLDETTNEWIPIPAVIDASTGVVTGLVDHFTQFAVIDRNKLSLTKRDVSANINKTVDHISKRQAISDWEAFALYRAGANIPASYLPTVEKTLTDNQGSFRKVTDLERMVLGVSAAGADPKAIAGYNLIEKIYNHENLTAQGTNGAIFALIALDSKNYDVPSNAKWDRTKLIDWLLDRQNKDGGWPLGANSDSSIDITAMALSALAPYQQEQPNVSKAIEKAIEYLSATQLKNGGYEEFGETSSESIAQVIQGLSALGVNSLDARFVKADGDLLSALLSYQQADGGFAHIKGNGTNPMATEQALAALVAYDLYTQGKGSIYQLAGPAVSQPTIEEARTNYVDDAQIADWAKDAVYRAHDLKIMSGTNADIPMFEPKNRLTRAQFVTLLHHVLDETPAEAGNSTFADVVSGSWYDGYVTGAYSKGWVQGVSTDSFAPNASITRQDLAVMLNNALHLETATADGQIKDLTQAKDYAKASITAVYANKFMVGYDGYFQPNDFVTREMAAVVAMKLVDHLTE; translated from the coding sequence ATGAAAAGTAGATTTTTACGAATTTTACTCACTTTAACACTTCTAGTTAGTTTGTTCCCGATCCATGCGCTTGGGGCAGAGAAGATTACAATTAATGAAATCGCTCAAACGAACCTAGGACAGACCGTACAATTGAATGGGAATACATCTCTATCTGAATTAATCGTTAAAATTTATCAACCAAACGGAACACTCCTTTATATTGATCAAATTAAACCCGCTAACGGGAAATACAGCTTAAGCTTTAAATTGCCCTCCTCCGCCAAGGAAGGAGATTACAAAGTTCAAATAGGACGAGGAACGACAATTGCAACGAAAGAGTTCACTGCCGTCCCCTCCCCTGACGATCAAAAGCAAGAAGATGATAATGGTGGTGTTAAGCCCGTCGATCCCGATCCAGGTAATGAAAATAACGAGGGTACGCCTCCTACCACCAATCCTCCTAACCCTGGAACAACCCCAGATGGTGGTGGAACACCTGCGAAGCAATCCGTCACACTAAGTGTTCATGGGGTTTCGGGGACCATCTTTTCTAGTCAACAAGTTGATTTCAAAACAAACGACACGCCTTATTCCGTGCTGATTCGCGCATTAGGCGCTTCCGTCCAAGCAAGCGGTTCAGGTAGTACAGTGTACGTCAATGGTATCGCTGGCCTGCGCGAGTTTGATCATGGACCTTTAAGCGGTTGGTTGTTTTTTGTAAATAATATTTCCCCATCCGAAAGCGCTGGGGCTGTTACGTTAAATCCCGGTGATCGAGTCGAATGGAAATATACGAAAGATGGCGGGAATGATCTAGGCGTTAAGGAGGCCATTAAAGGAGGAGCGCCAACAACGGGTGGTGGTACATTATCCAAGGATCAAGAGGATGCTTTAAAAGATATTAAGCTCCCAGCCAATAACAAAACGCCTTTAAAAGATACGACAGAACCTGTCATTAACGTTATTAAAAAAGACACCAAGATGACAGCAGAAAAAATAAAGCAACTCAAGGAAACGCTGCAAAAGAATAAGATTCAACTTTCGGAAACCGTTCAACCCGGCCAAGCCAAGACGATTGCCGATAAGGAAAACGAGGTCAGCTTAATCATTCCCGCTGATGCATTGGCCACTCAAACAACGATCAGTGTACAAAAGCAAATACCAAGTCGACCTGAGGTTGTTTCAGCAATTTACACGTTTGGTCCAAAAGGATTGAAGTTTAAAGAACCAGTTTTCATTTCGATTCAAGCGCCATTAGAGGTGGCTGATTTAAGTCAACTCGCTTTGGTCTGGTTAGACGAAACAACAAACGAGTGGATTCCGATTCCAGCTGTCATTGATGCGAGTACAGGTGTCGTCACCGGGCTAGTCGATCACTTCACTCAATTTGCGGTAATCGATCGCAATAAATTATCTTTAACGAAACGAGATGTCTCTGCGAACATAAACAAAACAGTCGATCATATCTCAAAACGACAAGCTATTTCCGACTGGGAAGCATTCGCTCTTTACCGCGCAGGCGCGAACATCCCAGCTTCGTATCTGCCAACCGTTGAAAAGACGCTAACAGATAACCAAGGTAGCTTCCGTAAAGTAACCGACTTAGAGCGGATGGTACTTGGCGTGAGCGCCGCAGGAGCCGATCCAAAGGCGATCGCAGGGTATAACTTAATTGAAAAGATCTACAATCATGAAAATCTAACAGCGCAAGGCACAAACGGAGCGATTTTTGCTTTAATCGCCTTAGATAGTAAAAACTATGATGTACCTAGCAACGCCAAGTGGGACAGAACGAAGCTAATTGACTGGCTGCTTGACCGTCAAAACAAAGATGGCGGTTGGCCATTGGGAGCTAATAGCGACAGCAGCATAGACATTACAGCAATGGCTTTGTCCGCGCTCGCTCCATACCAACAGGAACAACCAAACGTAAGCAAGGCGATCGAGAAAGCGATTGAGTATTTATCCGCTACCCAACTAAAAAATGGCGGGTATGAAGAATTTGGAGAAACATCGAGCGAGAGCATCGCCCAAGTGATTCAAGGACTTAGCGCGCTTGGCGTGAATTCGCTAGACGCCCGTTTTGTAAAAGCGGACGGCGACCTGCTTTCCGCGCTACTCAGCTATCAACAAGCCGACGGCGGGTTTGCTCACATAAAAGGAAACGGAACGAATCCAATGGCAACCGAACAAGCATTGGCAGCCCTTGTCGCTTACGATTTGTACACGCAAGGCAAAGGTTCAATCTATCAATTGGCTGGACCGGCGGTGTCACAACCGACTATCGAAGAAGCGCGTACGAACTACGTGGATGACGCGCAAATCGCGGACTGGGCAAAAGACGCCGTTTACCGAGCGCATGATTTAAAAATCATGTCTGGCACAAACGCGGATATCCCAATGTTTGAACCGAAAAACCGCTTAACGAGGGCGCAATTCGTGACTTTGTTACACCATGTATTAGACGAAACGCCAGCTGAAGCAGGCAATTCTACTTTTGCGGACGTTGTTAGCGGTTCTTGGTATGACGGCTATGTCACAGGCGCTTATTCAAAAGGCTGGGTCCAAGGCGTTTCGACAGACAGCTTTGCTCCGAACGCGTCGATCACACGTCAAGACTTAGCTGTGATGTTAAACAACGCATTACATCTTGAAACAGCAACAGCAGACGGACAAATTAAGGATCTAACACAGGCGAAAGATTACGCGAAAGCGTCGATCACTGCCGTTTACGCGAATAAATTCATGGTTGGTTATGACGGGTACTTCCAACCAAACGATTTTGTCACACGAGAAATGGCGGCTGTCGTAGCCATGAAACTTGTGGACCATTTAACCGAATAA